In Gulosibacter molinativorax, a single window of DNA contains:
- a CDS encoding OsmC family protein encodes MTDSEYGPSIFTAVAENRGGANGESWIEGGLRVDVRSPIGPEQSQGTNPEELLALAWATCLSESGRIVAGPSYPVQVRTRITLHKRHDGSSFEFRGRAELHFEGKDMDAATHLAEAAHARCPVSRMLSGQSEVTIVAV; translated from the coding sequence ATGACCGATAGCGAGTACGGACCGTCGATTTTCACGGCGGTCGCCGAGAATCGCGGTGGCGCGAACGGCGAGAGCTGGATCGAGGGTGGCCTCCGAGTCGACGTGCGCTCGCCGATTGGCCCCGAGCAAAGCCAGGGAACGAACCCCGAAGAGCTACTCGCCCTCGCATGGGCGACGTGCCTCAGCGAATCGGGTCGGATCGTCGCGGGCCCCAGCTACCCCGTCCAAGTGCGCACGCGCATCACGCTGCACAAGCGCCACGACGGCAGCTCCTTCGAGTTCCGCGGCCGCGCCGAGCTCCACTTCGAGGGCAAAGACATGGATGCGGCGACTCACCTCGCCGAGGCTGCCCACGCCCGCTGCCCGGTCTCGCGGATGCTGAGCGGGCAGTCGGAGGTTACTATTGTGGCGGTTTAG
- a CDS encoding Fic family protein yields MSFDPGYGETPVPFDELDALLPEARASLPEPITRAAVYDLEQAVEATVKEELLMAAFEGELQLEELLSDAYLRELHGLLYRDIWSWAGRYRRHDFNIGIDWHAIPTEMRGALDNIRYRWENTSDWTPRELGIAVHAECVRIHPFVDGNGRSTRLFADLVFAAAQDTEIIEAYDWQIDKGRYIELLRAYDQHRDSRDLAEFVSTYPIS; encoded by the coding sequence ATGTCATTCGACCCGGGTTACGGGGAAACGCCGGTCCCATTCGACGAATTGGATGCGCTTCTACCCGAAGCAAGAGCTTCGCTGCCAGAGCCGATAACGAGGGCGGCTGTCTATGATCTTGAACAGGCAGTGGAGGCTACGGTCAAAGAGGAACTCCTGATGGCAGCTTTCGAAGGCGAACTGCAGCTCGAAGAACTTCTTAGTGACGCGTACTTGCGTGAGCTACACGGACTCCTTTACCGAGACATTTGGAGTTGGGCTGGTCGTTACCGACGCCATGACTTTAACATCGGTATCGACTGGCACGCGATTCCAACGGAGATGCGAGGGGCCTTAGACAACATTCGGTACAGGTGGGAAAACACGAGCGACTGGACTCCGCGGGAACTGGGCATAGCGGTGCATGCAGAGTGCGTTCGAATTCACCCGTTTGTCGACGGCAACGGGCGCAGCACCAGGCTCTTCGCGGATCTTGTATTTGCAGCTGCTCAAGACACAGAAATTATCGAGGCATACGACTGGCAGATTGACAAGGGCCGATACATTGAACTTCTTCGGGCCTATGATCAGCATCGCGATTCCCGAGATCTGGCTGAATTCGTGTCGACCTACCCGATCTCTTAA
- a CDS encoding DUF433 domain-containing protein has protein sequence MSRLDRVTVNSAICHRDPTIRGMRVRVQDLLDLLHSGMSHDEILSGYEELEREDILVVIAYAAASSLADP, from the coding sequence ATGAGTCGCCTCGATCGGGTCACAGTCAATTCGGCGATATGCCACAGGGATCCCACGATCCGTGGCATGCGTGTTCGCGTTCAGGACTTGCTCGACCTGCTTCACTCAGGCATGTCCCACGACGAGATTCTGAGCGGCTATGAAGAACTAGAGCGAGAGGACATACTCGTTGTCATCGCGTATGCGGCTGCTAGTTCTTTGGCGGATCCGTGA